TCTTTTCAAAGCCTATATATACACAAACTAGCTAGAACACTCATGGCAAAATCAACAAACACAAGAACTAGAGTTCATCGATCAAACTGAGTTGGGTTCAGCAATGGCGAGACCAGCTGCTGCCGTCaccgtcctcctcgccgtcgtcgtcctcgtctccgtcgccgcctccctcccctccgccgtcgtcggcgacgccCGCTTCGTCGCCCGCACGTGCAAGCGCACCAACCACACCGAGTGCGTGAAGATGCTCAGCGCCGACCGGCGGAGCGCCAGGGCCACCACcgtgcaccagctcgccggcaTCGCGgtcgacatcgccgccgccaccgtgaagtccagcgccgccgccgtgtacgGCAAGTTCCTGGAGAACCACGGCCAGGTCCTCGAGCTGACGCTGCTCGAGTGCTGGTGGATgtacgacctcgccgccggcgaggcccagGCGGCGGTCGACGCCTACAGTTCCGGCGGCGCGTACCTCGACGTGGTCAGGCACCAGCTGGCCGGTTACTACGCCGGGATCATGTGCGGCAACATGATCGTCCGCCGCTCGAAGGTCTCTCCGGTGGCCGACATCGacaggacgacggcgacgcactGTAACATCGCCGTCGATCTCATCGGGCTGCTTTACTAACTGAAAGTTTATAGGATTATTTTACctcctgtaaaaaaaaataaagtggtaACCTTTCAAAGACAATGAAAAATGGCAGTTTGAAGTTACAAATTGTGCATTTCGATATAGTGAAAGATTTTCATGCCCAAAGTACAACTTCATCACAAAAGAAATCACAGAGAGTCAGATTTTGCGAGCGCCGTCGGCTGATTTTGCTGATTGGTGGCTTATAGCCCGAAAATCTGTTGCTAAGGTTGACGATAAAACATTCGATGCAGGGGTGATCCTTGTAACCTGGTTGATTTGGAAAGAGCGAAACACAAGGGTGTTCGAAGGGATCGCGGCATCGGTTCCATGGGGGATGAACGGGAGACTTGCATAGCTGCAGGACTTGGGGCGGATGAATGAGAGACTTGAATAGCTGCACGACTTGTTAACCCCATATGTCACTCTGTAACAACTCATTCTGTGAGATtttagctttctttttatgtttatAATGGTGGTGCATTGACTTATCGCGCTACCTTGACATTCCCTTTCTTACTCTTAATATACATCGGCGAGCTATTCGCCGGCCCaacgaaaaaaaacagagaaagttAGATTTCTCTCAATAGCCGATGTTTGCCTTAGATTATTGTTATGGATTATCTACTTAAATatatgaataaattaaatagtttttagaaataaatttaataaatagcTTAAAATAAGCAGTCTAAGTGAAGTacttttaagaaaatatatttttaaaacatgGAGCAAAGTAATCCATTTCACAGTCCGGTAAATAAACTAAAAACACGGCCAAAGTAGCTTCAATTCTTCCAGTGAGAATCAAGGATTTAATAGCTACTTATATTATCCATGCATGATTCACAAGTTAAACAAAGAATCAAAGATGAAGCACTGTAGCCCGTCTATGAACCATGATTGAGATCCCAGAATATATGGCAGGGTGATACGTGACAGCAGCACAGGACGATTTTATATCGCATTTGATCACCTTTATCCCAGAAGGtactttgacaaaaaaaaagcttcatTCAGGTGCAATGTAAACTGTAAGAGAGAAATCTTATCCAGTAAGCagtttatttctaaaataagCTGAAAATCTGCTGGGTTAAAATAAGCTGAAAATCTGCATCACAGAACTGTGGCAAAAGACACCTTTTCTCCAAAGCGGAGATTACAGATCAAGAACAGGCAGGTCTAATTTGCTTAGGAGTCCAAAAGATTCAACACATTGCATGAACTGCTAACAGACAGAAACTTGGACACTAAAGATGTTGCCTTTGTGTCTTCAGATCTCCTGGATGCTCAAACCTGGACCAAGGAATGCAAAGTCATCAAATGCAAAACTTtggtacatgaaaaaaaaaactctgcatTCACAAAACAAAACAGACAGCTCAAATAGCTTCTTGGTCAGAACAGTGAAGGACCATACAAAACGAGACAGAGAACAAAAGGTGACAGCCTTTTGTGTCTGAAACGACCATAGTCCACGTCCCTCAAAGCTCATAGCTACTGCCCATCACTGatgaacttaaaaattgaaCTAGTTTTGACAAGCCACATGCATCATAAGAATTAAAAGGATGGCTTAAAGCTAAAACTAATTGCAAATCCATCTTAGGTCCAAACAATTTATCTTCATGGGGACATCCCAAATAACAAAGGTGAAATATcataatattttatattgtaCAGTTGTCCCTCGGATCTCATAGCTATTATTGACCATCACTGATGATTCTTGATAATGGTTTTAGCCACAAGCCATCCAATTGTCAAAATGGTCAGACAGAAGGCTTGAAGCTAAAACCAGACACCAAACATCTTTGGACCAAAACTTTATCTTCGCTAGGGCATCAACTTACCAGACACTTTCTGTGAACCTGGTGGGAGAAATTGCTTCAACTTGTTTGCATTCTCAGCACCAAAGTCCTTGGATACTTCATTAAGATGTTGCCTTTGTATCTTTATACCTCTTGGACGCTCAGACATGGATCAATGAAAACAAAATTATCAGCTGCAGAAATTTATATAAAGAAAATCTCTACATCATTAAAAACatctctatttaaaaaaaacagaattgaCAGCTCAAATAGTTTCTTGATCTgctaatagtattttttttggctgaaaAAACCATAACCCATATCCCTCGGATCTCATAGCTATTGCCAATCACTGATGAACTTAAAAGCATAACCTAGTTTTAACCAAAAGCCAC
The Oryza glaberrima chromosome 8, OglaRS2, whole genome shotgun sequence DNA segment above includes these coding regions:
- the LOC127783400 gene encoding uncharacterized protein LOC127783400 encodes the protein MARPAAAVTVLLAVVVLVSVAASLPSAVVGDARFVARTCKRTNHTECVKMLSADRRSARATTVHQLAGIAVDIAAATVKSSAAAVYGKFLENHGQVLELTLLECWWMYDLAAGEAQAAVDAYSSGGAYLDVVRHQLAGYYAGIMCGNMIVRRSKVSPVADIDRTTATHCNIAVDLIGLLY